A genome region from Hevea brasiliensis isolate MT/VB/25A 57/8 chromosome 7, ASM3005281v1, whole genome shotgun sequence includes the following:
- the LOC110635405 gene encoding uncharacterized protein LOC110635405 isoform X1 — translation MTRNSMGESFTSEFRATATQPLNDVGWMKKKLEDVENFKEVRLSALDDFVSVNSFTIAIFLGLSFASPNQQSLDNRPECAPGVKMEKRLVVYEVVSFACFLFSSLVAKSLKLYLSVHNTENDLDILNYRVIKPRRGFMSLLSVLASAVGVVFLTLSMVDVVQIKIGNMSCGIGETQAAVISLCTIVALALIIYLPSTVMTIIRITFVSK, via the exons ATGACAAGAAACAGTATGGGCGAGAG TTTCACGAGTGAATTCAGGGCAACGGCTACTCAACCACTGAATGATGTAGGCTGGATGAAGAAAAAACTAGAAGACGTTGAAAATTTTAAAGAGGTTCGATTAAGCGCACTGGATGACTTTGTTAGCGTGAACTCCTTCACAATAGCCATCTTCTTGGGCTTATCCTTTGCATCTCCCAACCAACAGAGCCTTGATAATCGACCCGAATGTGCACCAGGCGTCAAGATGGAAAAGAGGCTCGTTGTGTATGAAGTTGTATCATTCGCTTGCTTCCTCTTTTCTAGCCTGGTAGCCAAATCACTCAAGCTTTATCTCAGTGTCCATAACACTGAAAATGATCTGGACATTTTAAATTATCGTGTAATAAAGCCAAGAAGAGGTTTTATGAGCCTGTTATCGGTGTTGGCATCGGCAGTTGGGGTGGTGTTTTTGACGCTTTCAATGGTTGATGTTGTTCAGATAAAAATTGGGAATATGTCGTGTGGGATTGGTGAGACTCAGGCAGCTGTAATATCACTATGCACCATTGTGGCTCTCGCTCTCATCATTTATTTACCTTCAACTGTGATGACTATTATAAGGATAACGTTTGTTAGTAAGTAG
- the LOC110650223 gene encoding protein SIEVE ELEMENT OCCLUSION B-like: MLLESLLPNYSWDAKLAIAVAAFAMNYGELSLLVQLYTSNPVAKNIALMKQLQCITENISFKKHLFGKITELIEGIIDVMKCVVQFNELSPDIFAKPSVSTAKIAIARAVYWTIYSVVTCGSHIAALVGLTPEMTIATMGRELSELAGKIRSMHTLLQQQLNHCKEELDAYTWLEIIFKRPRRRDNLEILEALFFHVEGDKQIPPLVVGNTKAEVESTKLKDMNLLLVISGSDERAEEIRALAKLFEDLQKKGKFQYQVLWLPVVDKLNEQKFSLLQSLMPWYTVQQPSIIKPGALRYFREVWQFKNQTILVRLDSSGSVPSPFPLDYLWLWGELPGTSEPPSLDDITLDIIIHDLYTVDSAKPKSIICFWGGEDIKWIKELTKAINGVKQFIDFVYVSNSSIIDQTNKDDDGFIAGIGRYWEESESWRFWIRLRCIFSTVIIQERKVDIMKDVMTLLSFHGNYRGWAVFGPLRSTQKIAAAP, from the exons ATGTTACTTGAATCATTACTTCCTAACTATTCGTGGGATGCAAAGCTAGCGATAGCGGTTGCTGCTTTTGCAATGAATTATGGTGAACTTTCTCTACTTGTTCAGCTTTACACCTCAAATCCTGTTGCTAAGAATATTGCTCTTATGAAGCAACTGCAATGCATCACGGAAAATATCAGCTTTAAAAAACATCTATTCGGAAAGATTACTGAGCTTATCGAGGGAATAATAGATGTAATGAAATGTGTTGTCCAGTTTAATGAACTATCCCCTGACATTTTTGCAAAACCATCAGTATCAACTGCCAAGATTGCTATTGCCAGAGCTGTCTATTGGACAATTTATAGTGTTGTGACCTGCGGCTCCCATATTGCTGCCCTTGTTGGGTTGACACCGGA GATGACCATAGCAACAATGGGACGGGAACTGTCAGAGTTGGCTGGTAAAATCAGGAGTATGCACACCCTCCTGCAACAGCAATTAAATCATTGTAAAGAAGAACTTG ACGCTTACACCTGGCTCGAAATCATCTTCAAGAGGCCCCGCCGCCGTGACAATTTGGAGATCCTCGAGGCCTTATTTTTTCATGTTGAAGGTGATAAGCAAATTCCACCCCTTGTAGTTGGCAACACAAAGGCAGAG GTTGAAAGTACAAAATTGAAGGACATGAACCTGTTACTGGTCATATCTGGCTCTGATGAAAGGGCAGAAGAGATTAGGGCTCTTGCTAAATTGTTCGAAGACCTGCAAAAGAAGGGAAAGTTTCAATATCAAGTGCTGTGGCTTCCAGTGGTTGACaagttaaatgaacaaaaattttctttGCTGCAATCTCTGATGCCTTGGTACACTGTCCAGCAACCTTCAATTATTAAACCAGGGGCGCTTAGATACTTCAGGGAGGTATGGCAGTTCAAAAATCAGACGATTCTGGTGCGACTAGATTCATCTGGAAGTGTGCCATCCCCTTTTCCACTTGACTACCTGTGGCTGTGGGGAGAATTGCCCGGAACTAGTGAACCACCGAGTTTGGATGACATAACCCTAGATATAATTATTCATGACCTTTATACCGTTGATTCG GCCAAACCAAAATCAATCATATGCTTTTGGGGAGGAGAAGACATCAAGTGGATTAAAGAATTGACCAAGGCCATAAATGGTGTTAAACAGTTCATAGATTTCGTTTATGTGAGCAATAGCAGTATCATTGATCAGACCAACAAAGACGATGACGGTTTCATTGCTGGGATTGGTCGCTACTGGGAAGAATCAGAGAGTTGGCGATTTTGGATCAGATTGAGGTGCATCTTCTCTACTGTAATAATACAGGAGAGGAAAGTTGATATCATGAAAGATGTCATGACTTTGCTTAGCTTCCATGGCAACTATAGAGGATGGGCTGTGTTTGGTCCGTTAAGATCAACTCAGAAAATCGCTGCAGCCCCTTGA
- the LOC110635405 gene encoding uncharacterized protein LOC110635405 isoform X2, which produces MTRNSMGERATATQPLNDVGWMKKKLEDVENFKEVRLSALDDFVSVNSFTIAIFLGLSFASPNQQSLDNRPECAPGVKMEKRLVVYEVVSFACFLFSSLVAKSLKLYLSVHNTENDLDILNYRVIKPRRGFMSLLSVLASAVGVVFLTLSMVDVVQIKIGNMSCGIGETQAAVISLCTIVALALIIYLPSTVMTIIRITFVSK; this is translated from the exons ATGACAAGAAACAGTATGGGCGAGAG GGCAACGGCTACTCAACCACTGAATGATGTAGGCTGGATGAAGAAAAAACTAGAAGACGTTGAAAATTTTAAAGAGGTTCGATTAAGCGCACTGGATGACTTTGTTAGCGTGAACTCCTTCACAATAGCCATCTTCTTGGGCTTATCCTTTGCATCTCCCAACCAACAGAGCCTTGATAATCGACCCGAATGTGCACCAGGCGTCAAGATGGAAAAGAGGCTCGTTGTGTATGAAGTTGTATCATTCGCTTGCTTCCTCTTTTCTAGCCTGGTAGCCAAATCACTCAAGCTTTATCTCAGTGTCCATAACACTGAAAATGATCTGGACATTTTAAATTATCGTGTAATAAAGCCAAGAAGAGGTTTTATGAGCCTGTTATCGGTGTTGGCATCGGCAGTTGGGGTGGTGTTTTTGACGCTTTCAATGGTTGATGTTGTTCAGATAAAAATTGGGAATATGTCGTGTGGGATTGGTGAGACTCAGGCAGCTGTAATATCACTATGCACCATTGTGGCTCTCGCTCTCATCATTTATTTACCTTCAACTGTGATGACTATTATAAGGATAACGTTTGTTAGTAAGTAG